A region from the Prosthecobacter algae genome encodes:
- a CDS encoding penicillin-binding transpeptidase domain-containing protein, translating to MRALFLFLFVGSICLIHPAMAQKVVVEPRLNVFFEKQGLEGCFLVLNPVTDTLHVYNPERAKQGFLPASTFKIPMALMGLDTGAVKDVEEVIPYGGTKEWLKDWERDMNLKEAMKLSNVAIFHQVAKRVGMVRIKSYLSSFDYGNQQTGDDIGRRFWLEGPLEISALQQVEFLRRLSDRKIPLKKETLPAVRELTIYDNILGAAIYAKTGWSGSTGQQVGWWVGWVEVEGLNYPFALNAKIPTLEDAKKRIPAALDCLKALGIWSGKEG from the coding sequence ATGCGAGCCCTATTTCTTTTCCTGTTTGTTGGATCCATTTGTCTGATCCATCCGGCGATGGCTCAGAAGGTGGTGGTGGAACCAAGGCTGAACGTGTTTTTTGAAAAGCAAGGCCTTGAGGGATGCTTTTTGGTGCTGAATCCGGTCACGGACACGCTGCATGTTTACAATCCAGAGCGCGCCAAGCAGGGGTTTCTCCCAGCTTCGACGTTCAAAATTCCGATGGCTCTGATGGGCCTGGACACGGGAGCCGTGAAGGATGTGGAGGAGGTGATCCCCTATGGAGGGACGAAGGAGTGGCTGAAGGATTGGGAGCGGGACATGAACCTGAAGGAGGCGATGAAGCTGTCCAACGTGGCCATCTTCCATCAAGTGGCGAAGCGGGTGGGAATGGTGCGCATCAAAAGCTATCTGAGCTCCTTTGACTATGGCAACCAGCAGACGGGTGATGACATCGGGAGGCGGTTTTGGCTGGAGGGGCCACTGGAGATTTCGGCGCTACAGCAGGTGGAATTTTTGCGTCGGTTGTCAGACCGCAAGATTCCGCTGAAGAAGGAGACGCTACCTGCGGTGCGGGAGCTGACGATCTACGATAACATCCTGGGTGCTGCAATTTATGCAAAGACGGGATGGTCCGGCAGCACCGGCCAGCAGGTGGGGTGGTGGGTCGGCTGGGTGGAGGTGGAAGGGCTGAACTATCCGTTCGCTCTCAATGCGAAAATTCCGACGTTGGAGGATGCAAAAAAGCGTATCCCTGCGGCGCTCGATTGCCTGAAGGCGCTGGGGATTTGGAGCGGGAAGGAGGGATGA